ttaaaaaaaaccatgaccaaactcccatggctgatttgaccttatttattaataaaaaagtcgAAATAATTGCTTCGGGacaaaaaaaacgataaaatctaGCGAAAACCTGAATTTCCCGATTTTTTCGGACTTTTACCTGAAGCTCTgcttttttttcgtggtatacctGATAACcccaattttttgggatttttattttaaactcacacacaaaccaaaatatcttcaaattgaaatAGGTgcctcccccattgacttatacaggaccttgacatgtctgagatggcggatttttgaattttggcggctttttgcagcatcggggtataataaatctcgaaaaatgtgagggtttttttccactaaaaattccagtttttgacccaaaaagtccaaccagataaatctgaagtttactaaataacccccttaaaggagaaggaacccccctaaatataccagtaacccctcaaagtaatgctgctgagtCCTCTGACAAacaaaacactgcatttctttccttctattgtgtacatatgggcttctgtatcagacttcctgccttcagattaaacctccttgccccagagctataagtgagcagggagagactgaggcaggaagtgatgtcacacaccaagctaatactgcagctgttatcctaaacaaacagagagcttctagagctttttatggtaaagcattctacagaataaatatagcattctagcttgcactattgtggctaatctattagcaataaaatgcctccgtagctttccttctcctttaaagtatggagatccaaattacggatagatccgttagccagaaaaccccaggtcccgagcattctggataacaggtcccatacctgtattatatggtTATAAACCAATTGAGTGTTTTAGTTATTTCTTTTTCTTGCAGGTGATACAATCTATGAATACACTTGTCCAACAAAAAGCACGACACCAATGTAAGTGTTTGTGAAACCCTACAATTGTATTCAAGCCGTATATATACATGTTTGTCAGTATTTTATGATTTCCAATTTAAATTCTGGTGTTAAAAATAGTCATTACCTTTGAAAAAGGGGTGGTGCTGGGAGCCATTTGTCTGTCCAGAAAATAGGGTATGAGGAGGAGAAAACGCCAATAGTGGGTGAAGCACTTTGGAAATATCTAGTTTACTTTATAttgagactaaggggcagatgtatcaagggtcgaatttcgaggggttaaatagaattgaataggcaattcgggcgaatttacgcgccggtgaatagtcgaatgggcgaatattcgcccggcgaatagtcgcacgatcgaatattctaTTGagggattttcattcgatcgaatgatcgatctaatgccttttttgttcgatcaaaaacttagaaaacaagcctatgggactttcccataggcttttaaagcaattcggtaggttttaggtggcgaagtaggcagtcgaagtatttttaaaagagacagtactccgactatcgaatgggcgaatagtcgctgcgtttttgcgctcgatctattcgaatcaaaACTACTCTAAATGAATGGGCCCCCAACAGTTGACCAGTCTGTTGtggtttcatttgtttgtttccatATGCTGCATCGAGTGATAAAAAGTGTCTTATTTtgtgaaaactagtgatgggcgaattgaatcgccaggcgcgaatttgcggcgaatttgcgcgattcgccgccagtgaataaattcgcgaaacgcccgcaaaaattcaccggcgtcaaaaaaacatttccaaaaaaaacggacgccagcgtcaaaaacggcgccgtttcgcgaatttttcgcccatcactagtgaaaactccttctgtgaataaaacacagaggTATAACTGCACAATGTTACACTATCTCTTCCTATAAAAAAGGTACTTGAAATTGCAAAAAGAAaaggaacacaaaaaaaacaaaaacccaaacATAACGCTTATACATTTCAACTCTTTTGAATATATTCACAACTGTTTTTTTACTGCTACAgtagttttatataaaaatatttttttcatgttgtttCACCTGGCTGTGTGATATACCATACATACCATATATAAATACCATACatgccatatataaatatattttgggatCTGAAAGTCATGCAGTTGCAGAAAGACTAGACCCATATGTCAATTTAGTTATTTGCCACTCTGCTTCTACATGCATTAGATTAAAAAGTATTGAGGTGATACCATAATGGGAAAGTGCTAGTAAGAAACTTGTTTTGgaagcaaaattatattttttaatttttttgtttttttaaccagacAGAGTTTATACAAGCTTTAATAACAGggttgtaatacaggtatgggatccgttatcctttatccagaaagatccaaattatggaaagactgtctcccaaaaactctaaaaataacaCAGTATCCATACTAAGTTAtacttaatctttattggaagcagaagcagcctattgggtttatttaatgtttacatgattttctagtagactcaaggtgttaagatccaaattacaaaaagatccattatccagaaagttccaggtcctgagcattctggataacaggtcccatacctgtattggtaaatttgttgatttttgtttttatttctgtgaatCATAAAAtggatgctttatttaaaaagagGGTGATCACTACCCTTCAAAGCTCTTGTTAATTAACTTAATACACGATACATTGCATCAGTGATCTCCAATAAGTTGCTTCAGAATTGATTCTGTGTCTTcataatttttctctaaaaacatgCACCATACTATTTACTCTTTTTGGTGGTTTGAAAAAACTACTGTGACAGgagatacatttttctaattCACACTTTAGTTAAACAAATATTGATAACTTTCTCTAATCCACAGAGCCACTGTATATTCCACTGAGAAGACAACAAAGAATCCAGAGAAAAGAGGTAAAATAATTGGCTCTTTAGGCAATATCTTgccattgtttttacatttactttctaATGAGATTTCTTGCATGGCATTACTGAACAATGCAGAATACAATGCAAAACACTTTTTGCTTTGAACACAGCATTATTTTCTGCTCAACCTTAGAATGGTTTATCTGGTATGtcctgcaaaataatataaataacatttacacATGCAGTGTGGCATTGAAGTACTGCtttgaaagcaaataaagtatacccagggctgggccaagccaccaggcgccctaggcaacctggtcggACAACCCTGCCCccctgcgcatgtgccaaaatatCGGGAAGGGCAATGAAAGGGGAAAAATAAGGACAGGagagaggggaggggaggagaggggaTGGACAGAGGGGCAAGTGACAGGGGTAGGCGAGAACTGCAGACAGGCGCCAATCACACTAGGCAGAAGGCACCCCcacatcattgtgccctaggcaggtgcctcataccttaagtctactacaaattatgttgacattaaataaacacattagaCTGGTTTTATTCccataaggattagttatatcttagtttgtatcaagtacaaggtactgttttattactacagagtagtgatgggcgaataaattcaccaggcgcgaattcgatgCAAATTTCCGCTTTttgccgcctgcgaataaattcgcaacaCTGTGGATAAAATTAGCAGACGAAAAATCCGGTGTCTCAAAAAAAATTGGTCACTCATCAGAATagtcacacgcataaaaattgtcgcacatcaaaatgattcggatgcccattgactttaatgcattaggacaaaataggcgtatgtataaaaattgtctcaggcgtcaaaattgatgcacgtcaaaataattttgacgcccattgacttcaatgcgtttcgcaatttttttgccgtttcacgaatatTCGTGAATTTTTGGGCGAATCGTAAAGGgacaaattcaccaatcactactacagagaaaaaggaaattaattttttaatatttattatgctctgaaacataatattcaaatccaaaaatactccatctaaaacctgtcaaaatcatgtaacagtcaatggcagatgatcccTTTAACCTTTGTAACATGTTTTTTACTTTAGGATTCTCTATAGTTTCGGGCTCTTTGCTCTGATTTTCGAGAATCCTACTAATTTTTTTTGTATCGGGCAACAACTAGATGAAGTCCATTTTTTGgcccatcaataaaaaaaaaatcacaagattcaaattgaaaatcaaTTTTGTTGCAAACATTTTTCCGCAAAATTGTGCATCAAATtgaattgtgcgactttttcaatttgatgctGGAAAATTTTATTTTCGATTTGAAATCATTGAATTAAAACCAGTCCAAAACCCTCAACAATCATGAAAACaataaacatctttaaattgttaaagggacatctgccaatgactttCACATGATTtcgttttagctggagtatttttaaatttggatttttagcagctttggagcatttttttcctatgaaaattCGTTTGCCCCCTAAAAAACGGAGGCTTCATTAGTAGGCCTATTAGTAAATAACCTCAAAAGTGTATAGGTTGGATATATAAAGGGACCCTGTTCCTGAATAATTTGTTTTTCCCAGGGCCAAGACccaatttaataaaacaaattccaATAAGTTACCAGGCAAGCTTCCATACATATTACAGATATATTTCTTACAGTggcaggttttattattacagaaacaaaggacatcatttttatgTCTTTGGGAGATGATCTTCTTGTAATTCtgtgttttctagataacgggttcctatacctgtattaatcaGTAAAGATGTGTATCCAAAATGTTTAAAGCTTTGTAAACTGAATACTATGCTATTTCATTCCATGCTCATGTTGTAAAActtactttcttttctttttttatagataaaGTTCATGaaatcactctctacctcatgtTAGTGATCTCCATCCTGGTTTTATTGTCTGTTatctttcatatatttatatggaaaGCCAAATCAAGACTACATAAGAAACATACAGGTTTGTTATAAGTAAATGAGGTCAGACTGCCCTTCTATAGTAGGCCTAGTGGCCCCCAGACAGAAATGATTCCCTTTAACCCATACTTCTTTCCACCtataatatttaggggcaaatgtatGACTCTTTACCTGACCGGACATGCTGCATAGTGCTGAACTCATATTTTCTGCAATCTGTTTTAGACATGCTTCTgcattatcttttcttttttggaaTTGATCCTTAAAGGAGGAGTTTatctaaaaattacattttacaattatCCAGACTGTGAAATTCTAGAAGAGTTTTCAATTATCCACAGCCACACTAAGATGCTAAAAATATAGATCCCAACCTTAATGGGAGATTTGTGGGGTTTGGATAGGTTAAATGCCTCCAttttgaggcctatttattaaacctcaaagttATTTGTTCGAGGGGAAAAACATAAAACTTttagtacaaaaaaaactttttcgagatttattacgctccaaagatgctaaaaattcaaatctaaaaatactcaagctaaaacctgtcaaaatcatgtaaaagtcaatgacaaatGTCCCTTTCACAATTTGAAAGTGGTTCTTGCTTTCATGTTCTTCAAGGGTTTGAGACTGGTTTacgttcaataatctgaaaatgttgtgttttctttgtgtcaaattgaaaaaaaaacccagctttTTTGGGCGTTAAatagaaaaagtcacaaaattcgaattgacgctcgattttgcTGCGTCTTTTTCTTGCACAGATTTTAGCTAGAATAATTATTAAGGGCATTCAAGtttggtctatttttttttttcaaaataaagtgaggaaaagtcaaatttttgtagataaccccctaagtaacctattaaaaaatgttactaaactggaatatagatatcagtaaatattgcccttttacatctttccccttgagccaccattttgtggtgGTCTGTGTGTTACCTCatagatcacctgatcagaaatactttatcaggaagaagtgtgggagtaaaatggctcatgtgacctaaaatataCGGTATGTGcacccttggtttgtttgtgtgcaccacaaaTGTTCCCTGGGGGTGGcctttagtttttaaaaatgactgttttctatttagcattacccaatggcacatgctacttaaaaaatatatttttatgaaaattatttatttagatatgtATGTAACGtaactatgtatatttttatagagacctaaaatGGTCAAAAgtgtagttttcttttaaaataagggACGCCCATACCCAGTTctatttcaaatattattttattttcctttatacaGATCTTAATCAGATCCCTCAATCAACTGTGATAATGAATCCAAAGGAAGACATTGATACTTCAAGCTGCCAGTTTCCAGAGGAGGAACATGGGGAAAATACACTGGATAAAGACTCCATG
This sequence is a window from Xenopus laevis strain J_2021 chromosome 7S, Xenopus_laevis_v10.1, whole genome shotgun sequence. Protein-coding genes within it:
- the LOC108697968 gene encoding uncharacterized protein LOC108697968, whose amino-acid sequence is MQLRSHIIRIWLFVGTWCLMVERSGVACARCDGYMAYNNKTCCSPCESKSEKINPCENKQVREEVCRCDKDFACDSKDCNSCIYLTPCSATQRTGDTIYEYTCPTKSTTPIATVYSTEKTTKNPEKRDKVHEITLYLMLVISILVLLSVIFHIFIWKAKSRLHKKHTDLNQIPQSTVIMNPKEDIDTSSCQFPEEEHGENTLDKDSMHYFLNFEC